The following proteins are co-located in the Desulfobacterales bacterium genome:
- the xdhC gene encoding xanthine dehydrogenase accessory protein XdhC: MNETTVFEALEARRQQGIPCALIILVDSQGSVPAKKGAKMLVAEDGQTIGTVGGGAMENEAAEMGRRMMAEGEPRLLHLELTEAAGYACGGRVSLYIEPILPAPRVIVCGAGHVGQAVCHLAAYTGFSVTAIDDREDFLSPEMLPDADQMRACAFDQAFSDISVDADTLIVVCTRGHAHDLTVVKAALETDAAYIGLLGSKSKRASFFEKLRATGFSDKDFERVYTPVGLDIGAVTPREIAVSIVGELIAQRRVHGRRIGGHIAGRRRIAADGANQAASPCAG, from the coding sequence TTGAACGAGACAACCGTATTTGAAGCACTGGAAGCGCGGAGGCAGCAGGGCATCCCCTGCGCGCTGATTATCCTGGTGGACAGCCAGGGGTCGGTGCCCGCTAAAAAGGGCGCCAAAATGCTGGTGGCAGAAGACGGCCAAACCATAGGGACGGTTGGCGGCGGAGCCATGGAAAATGAGGCCGCTGAAATGGGCCGCCGGATGATGGCCGAAGGCGAGCCCCGGCTTCTGCATCTGGAGTTGACCGAGGCGGCCGGGTATGCCTGCGGCGGCCGGGTGAGCCTCTATATCGAGCCCATTCTGCCGGCCCCGCGGGTGATTGTCTGCGGTGCGGGGCATGTGGGGCAGGCGGTGTGCCATCTGGCTGCTTATACCGGGTTTTCCGTAACCGCCATTGACGACCGGGAGGATTTCTTAAGCCCGGAGATGCTGCCGGATGCGGATCAGATGCGGGCCTGCGCTTTTGATCAGGCGTTTTCGGATATTTCCGTGGATGCGGATACATTGATCGTGGTCTGCACCCGGGGGCATGCCCATGATTTAACGGTTGTTAAAGCCGCGCTTGAAACCGATGCCGCCTACATCGGCCTTCTGGGCAGCAAGAGCAAGCGGGCCTCGTTTTTTGAAAAACTTCGCGCTACGGGATTTTCGGATAAGGACTTTGAGCGGGTGTATACCCCGGTGGGACTGGATATCGGGGCGGTGACGCCCCGCGAGATTGCCGTTAGCATTGTGGGCGAACTGATCGCGCAAAGGAGGGTTCATGGCCGCAGAATTGGGGGCCATATTGCTGGCCGCAGACGCATCGCAGCGGATGGGGCAAACCAAGCAGCTTCTCCCTGTGCAGGGTGA